One window of Tenacibaculum maritimum NCIMB 2154 genomic DNA carries:
- a CDS encoding IS982 family transposase, giving the protein MISDTKIIEIFCNLDDFMKEFETVLIKNSISESSKVKKRKRKSKMSKSEVMTIMVIFHLKSYRNLKHFYLYYVCKYMDDFFPDLVSYNRFVELQKKVIPPLAVYLKLHGLGKCSGISFIDSTALKVSHYKREKQHKVFKGIAEKSYGTLGWFYGFKLHLVCNDKGQIVDFMITKASVDDRYPLKNKCFHDKIFGKIYGDKGYLSKDLFDKLFVDGIHLVTKLRKNMNKKALDFMDKVYLRKRAIIESVNDVLKNTCQMEHSRHRSFDNFLGNLIAGLTAYSFLESKPSIKIQRFLPNLGIS; this is encoded by the coding sequence ATGATTTCTGACACTAAAATAATTGAAATATTTTGTAATCTTGACGATTTTATGAAAGAATTTGAAACAGTTTTAATAAAAAACAGTATTTCAGAGAGTTCTAAAGTTAAAAAGCGCAAGAGAAAATCCAAAATGAGTAAAAGTGAAGTAATGACCATTATGGTTATTTTTCATCTAAAATCCTATCGAAATTTAAAACACTTTTATTTGTATTACGTGTGCAAATACATGGATGATTTCTTTCCTGATCTTGTCTCCTATAATCGATTTGTAGAACTACAAAAGAAAGTTATTCCACCTTTAGCAGTGTATTTAAAACTACACGGATTAGGTAAGTGTTCTGGTATCTCTTTTATTGATTCCACAGCACTAAAAGTGAGTCATTATAAAAGAGAAAAACAACACAAGGTATTTAAAGGAATCGCAGAAAAAAGTTACGGGACATTGGGTTGGTTCTACGGTTTTAAACTTCATTTAGTCTGTAATGATAAAGGACAAATAGTTGATTTTATGATTACTAAAGCAAGTGTAGATGACAGATATCCTTTAAAGAACAAGTGCTTTCACGATAAGATATTTGGAAAAATATATGGTGATAAAGGTTATTTAAGCAAAGATCTATTTGATAAATTATTTGTGGATGGTATCCATTTGGTTACCAAATTAAGAAAGAACATGAACAAGAAAGCTCTTGATTTTATGGATAAAGTTTACTTAAGAAAAAGAGCAATTATAGAATCTGTAAATGACGTATTAAAAAATACCTGTCAGATGGAACATTCTAGACATCGCTCGTTTGATAACTTCTTAGGAAACCTAATTGCTGGATTGACTGCTTACTCTTTTCTTGAATCAAAACCGAGCATTAAAATACAAAGGTTCTTACCTAATCTTGGAATAAGTTAA
- a CDS encoding YifB family Mg chelatase-like AAA ATPase translates to MLVKVYGSALFGVAATTITVEVNIDKGIGYHLVGLPDNAVRESSYRISAALRNNGYRLPGKKIIINMAPADIRKEGAAYDLTIAIGILAASNQIESVKIGAYMIMGELSLDGELQPIKGGLPIAIKAKEEGFKYLILPKENAKEAAIVQDIEVYGVAHITEVINHFNGKKKLVPTIVDADEEFYNQLHFPEFDFSDVKGQESIKRCMEIAAAGGHNIILIGPPGAGKTMLAKRLPSILPPMTLNEALETTKIHSVMGKTKSKGLVHQRPFRAPHHTISDVALVGGGQYPQPGEISLSHNGVLFLDELPEFKRTVLEVMRQPLEDREVTISRAKFTVTYPCSFMLVASMNPSPSGYFNDPSSPMTSSPQEMQRYLSKISGPLLDRIDIHIEVTPVPFKKLSEERKGESSIQIRKRVTAARIIQSARFTDFNTIHYNAQMGVQQIRAFCKLSEESQLLIKNAMEKLNLSARAYDRILKVSRTIADLESSKDILPSHIAEAIQYRSLDREGWLG, encoded by the coding sequence ATGCTAGTAAAAGTTTACGGCTCTGCACTATTCGGAGTAGCAGCAACCACCATTACTGTTGAGGTTAATATAGATAAAGGAATAGGGTATCATTTGGTAGGCTTGCCAGATAATGCTGTACGGGAAAGTTCGTATCGCATTTCTGCTGCACTTCGTAACAATGGATACAGGCTTCCAGGGAAAAAAATCATTATTAATATGGCTCCTGCAGATATTCGTAAAGAAGGAGCAGCTTATGATTTAACCATTGCAATAGGAATTCTAGCAGCATCCAATCAAATTGAATCTGTAAAAATAGGAGCGTATATGATAATGGGAGAACTTTCTTTAGACGGGGAATTACAGCCAATAAAAGGAGGGCTTCCAATAGCTATTAAGGCAAAAGAAGAAGGGTTTAAATACCTTATCCTTCCTAAAGAAAATGCAAAGGAAGCTGCTATAGTACAAGATATTGAAGTATATGGTGTAGCGCATATTACAGAGGTAATAAACCATTTTAATGGTAAAAAAAAGTTGGTGCCTACAATTGTAGATGCTGATGAAGAGTTTTATAATCAGTTGCATTTTCCTGAATTCGATTTTTCAGATGTGAAAGGTCAAGAATCTATTAAACGCTGTATGGAAATTGCAGCGGCTGGCGGTCATAACATTATTTTAATAGGTCCTCCAGGAGCTGGTAAAACAATGTTAGCGAAACGGCTACCTTCAATACTTCCTCCAATGACTCTAAATGAAGCTTTAGAAACAACAAAAATACATTCCGTTATGGGGAAAACGAAAAGCAAAGGTTTGGTACATCAGCGACCTTTTCGAGCTCCTCATCATACAATTTCTGATGTAGCGTTGGTTGGAGGAGGGCAATACCCACAACCAGGAGAAATATCCTTATCTCACAATGGAGTATTATTTCTAGACGAACTACCTGAATTTAAAAGAACTGTTTTAGAAGTCATGAGGCAACCATTAGAAGATAGAGAGGTAACTATTTCTAGAGCAAAATTTACGGTTACTTATCCTTGTAGTTTTATGTTAGTAGCAAGTATGAATCCGAGTCCCTCTGGTTATTTTAATGATCCTTCTTCCCCCATGACATCCTCTCCCCAAGAAATGCAGCGTTATTTAAGTAAAATATCCGGTCCTTTATTAGATAGAATAGATATCCATATTGAGGTGACACCTGTTCCGTTTAAAAAGCTTTCAGAAGAAAGAAAGGGGGAGTCATCTATCCAGATAAGGAAGCGAGTTACTGCGGCAAGAATTATACAGTCAGCTAGGTTTACTGATTTTAATACGATCCATTACAACGCTCAGATGGGGGTGCAACAAATTAGAGCGTTTTGTAAGCTTTCTGAAGAAAGTCAACTATTGATAAAAAATGCTATGGAAAAGCTCAACTTATCAGCCAGAGCATACGATAGAATACTTAAGGTATCCAGGACTATTGCTGATTTAGAAAGCTCAAAAGATATTTTACCAAGTCATATTGCAGAAGCAATTCAGTATAGAAGCTTAGATAGAGAAGGTTGGCTGGGCTAG
- a CDS encoding protein-disulfide reductase DsbD family protein, whose product MKKFFTLFLFVIGLATYAQSDDNPIVVNTSVNRISDTEYDLILDVEIAEDWHLYSQYNPEDASLPMTITPIEGESGYSLVGKAEESETETEFSDIWGKDEVFFVDEAKLVQRITVENADLKTVTLNLDAQVCKEYCLPFDEDFTFSLTGEEITVVVEVDEKSKALSQSLNLNLKNTILLESSANKNSSDKEDTNLLNVFLLGFIGGLLAFLTPCVFPMVPLTVSFFTKQSQNRSKGIRNAILYGLFIILIYVLLSAPFHFLDTLDPEILNSISTNIWLNVFFFIVLLFFAGSFFGFYEITLPSSWSNKMDNASGIGGVIGIFFMALTLAIVSFSCTGPILGSLLASSLTSTGGATQLSVGMGGFGLALALPFALFALFPSMLTSLPKSGGWMNTIKVVLGFLELAFAFKFLSNADLVGHWGILKREVFIGIWTVLSFLLSIYLFGFIGKKYGKITFFRILLGLATLAISVYLAPGVLKKEKQPWDSNLLSGFAPPQFHSIYEQDNSNHCPLGLECFKDFEEGLAHAKSVNKPILLDFTGWACVNCRKMEENIWSQPDIYPIIEENYVLISLYVDDHQRTLPKEEQFDFLKPNGKVKRIRTYGDKWATLQIANFKTASQPFYVSLSPKLEVLNLPQQYTDKETYRIWLKEGLKRFNKK is encoded by the coding sequence ATGAAAAAATTCTTTACTCTATTTTTATTCGTCATAGGCTTAGCAACTTATGCACAATCGGATGACAACCCTATCGTAGTAAACACTTCTGTAAATAGAATTTCAGATACAGAATACGACTTAATCCTTGATGTAGAAATTGCAGAAGATTGGCATCTATACTCTCAGTACAATCCTGAAGATGCTTCTTTACCAATGACAATTACTCCAATTGAAGGAGAATCCGGTTACTCGTTGGTAGGAAAAGCGGAAGAAAGCGAAACTGAAACAGAGTTTAGTGATATTTGGGGAAAAGATGAAGTTTTCTTTGTTGACGAAGCAAAGTTAGTTCAAAGAATTACCGTAGAAAATGCTGACTTAAAAACAGTTACTTTGAATTTAGATGCTCAAGTTTGTAAAGAGTATTGTTTACCTTTTGATGAAGATTTTACTTTTTCCTTAACAGGAGAAGAAATAACGGTAGTTGTTGAGGTAGATGAAAAGAGTAAAGCATTGTCTCAATCTCTTAACCTAAACTTAAAAAATACCATTTTATTAGAGAGCTCGGCTAATAAGAACTCTTCTGATAAAGAAGATACTAATTTGTTAAATGTCTTTTTACTTGGGTTTATTGGAGGGCTTTTGGCGTTCTTAACTCCTTGCGTATTCCCTATGGTGCCATTAACTGTATCATTTTTTACAAAACAATCACAAAATAGAAGTAAAGGAATAAGAAATGCTATTTTATATGGATTATTTATTATTTTAATTTATGTGTTATTAAGTGCTCCTTTTCATTTTTTAGATACATTAGATCCTGAAATATTAAATAGTATCTCCACAAATATTTGGTTAAATGTATTCTTTTTCATTGTACTATTATTCTTTGCTGGTTCCTTTTTTGGTTTTTACGAAATTACTTTACCTAGCTCATGGAGTAACAAAATGGACAATGCTTCTGGTATTGGAGGTGTCATAGGAATTTTCTTTATGGCATTAACTTTAGCAATTGTTTCCTTTTCATGTACAGGACCTATTTTAGGATCTTTATTAGCGAGTTCTTTAACTTCTACAGGAGGAGCAACTCAGCTATCTGTAGGGATGGGAGGTTTTGGTTTGGCATTAGCACTTCCTTTTGCTTTATTTGCATTGTTTCCTAGTATGTTAACCTCTTTGCCAAAGTCTGGAGGATGGATGAATACTATAAAAGTAGTATTAGGATTCTTAGAATTAGCTTTTGCTTTTAAATTCTTATCTAATGCGGATTTAGTTGGTCACTGGGGAATCTTAAAGCGTGAAGTATTTATTGGTATTTGGACCGTATTATCTTTCCTTTTATCAATATATTTATTTGGGTTTATCGGTAAAAAATATGGAAAAATAACATTCTTTAGAATATTATTAGGTCTTGCTACATTAGCTATTTCAGTATATTTAGCACCAGGTGTTTTAAAGAAAGAAAAGCAGCCATGGGATAGCAACTTATTAAGTGGATTTGCTCCACCTCAATTCCATAGTATCTATGAGCAAGACAATAGCAATCACTGTCCTTTAGGTTTAGAATGCTTCAAAGATTTTGAAGAAGGTCTTGCGCATGCTAAATCTGTAAATAAACCTATTTTATTGGATTTTACAGGATGGGCTTGTGTCAACTGTCGTAAGATGGAGGAAAATATTTGGAGCCAGCCAGATATATACCCTATTATAGAAGAAAATTATGTTTTAATCTCTTTATATGTTGATGATCATCAAAGAACATTGCCTAAAGAAGAGCAGTTTGATTTCTTAAAACCTAATGGTAAGGTAAAAAGAATTAGAACTTATGGAGATAAATGGGCTACTTTGCAGATAGCAAATTTTAAAACAGCTTCACAACCTTTCTATGTATCTTTGAGTCCTAAGTTAGAGGTTTTAAATTTACCTCAGCAATATACGGATAAGGAAACTTATAGAATTTGGTTGAAGGAGGGACTTAAGCGTTTCAACAAGAAATAA
- the ahcY gene encoding adenosylhomocysteinase produces the protein MSTKSTTYVPFKVKDISLADWGRKEIELAEAEMPGLMSLREEYKDEQPLKGARIAGCLHMTIQTAVLIETLQALGAEVTWSSCNIFSTQDQAAAAIAATGTPVYAWKDMTEEEFDWCIEQTLFFGEDKKPLNMILDDGGDLTNMVLDRYPELAEGINGLSEETTTGVHRLYERVKNGTLPMPAINVNDSVTKSKFDNKYGCKESAVDAIRRATDVMLAGKRVTVCGYGDVGKGTAASFKGAGSIVTVTEIDPICALQAAMDGFEVKKLETVVANSDIIITTTGNKDIVQGRHFEAMKDKTIVCNIGHFDNEIDMAWLNSNFGDTKDTIKPQVDKYNVNGNDIIILAEGRLVNLGCATGHPSFVMSNSFTNQTLAQIELWNNKEAYGNEVYMLPKHLDEKVAKLHLAKIGVELTELREEQASYIGVTVEGPFKPEHYRY, from the coding sequence ATGAGCACAAAATCGACTACATACGTACCTTTTAAAGTTAAAGATATTTCTTTAGCTGATTGGGGTAGAAAAGAAATTGAACTAGCAGAAGCTGAGATGCCTGGTTTAATGAGTCTTAGAGAAGAATATAAAGATGAGCAGCCTTTAAAAGGGGCTAGAATTGCAGGCTGTTTACACATGACAATCCAAACAGCTGTTTTGATTGAAACTTTACAAGCTTTAGGTGCTGAGGTTACTTGGAGCTCTTGTAACATATTTTCTACCCAAGATCAAGCTGCCGCTGCAATTGCTGCTACTGGAACTCCTGTATATGCATGGAAAGACATGACAGAAGAAGAATTTGACTGGTGTATTGAACAAACATTGTTTTTTGGAGAAGACAAAAAGCCTTTAAATATGATTTTAGATGATGGTGGAGATTTAACAAACATGGTTTTAGATAGATATCCAGAGCTAGCAGAAGGAATCAATGGTTTGTCTGAAGAAACTACTACGGGAGTACATCGTTTATATGAACGTGTAAAGAATGGAACACTACCTATGCCTGCCATTAACGTAAATGATTCCGTAACAAAATCTAAATTTGACAACAAATACGGATGTAAAGAATCTGCTGTAGATGCCATTCGTAGAGCTACAGATGTAATGTTAGCAGGTAAACGTGTTACTGTTTGTGGATATGGCGATGTTGGTAAAGGTACGGCCGCTTCTTTTAAAGGTGCTGGAAGTATTGTTACCGTAACAGAAATAGACCCTATCTGTGCGTTACAAGCTGCCATGGATGGGTTTGAAGTTAAAAAACTTGAAACAGTAGTAGCTAATAGTGATATTATTATTACAACTACTGGAAATAAGGATATCGTTCAAGGACGTCATTTCGAAGCGATGAAAGATAAAACAATCGTTTGTAATATTGGTCACTTTGATAATGAAATTGACATGGCTTGGTTAAATAGTAATTTTGGAGATACAAAAGATACCATCAAACCTCAAGTAGATAAATATAATGTAAACGGAAACGATATTATTATTCTAGCGGAAGGGCGTTTAGTTAACCTAGGCTGCGCAACAGGACATCCTAGCTTTGTAATGTCTAACTCATTTACCAACCAAACATTAGCTCAAATTGAATTATGGAATAACAAGGAGGCTTACGGAAATGAAGTATATATGCTACCTAAACACTTAGATGAAAAGGTGGCTAAGTTACATTTAGCTAAAATTGGAGTTGAATTAACGGAACTACGCGAAGAACAAGCTTCTTATATCGGCGTAACTGTTGAGGGTCCTTTTAAGCCTGAACATTATAGATACTAA
- a CDS encoding TlpA family protein disulfide reductase: MKKLVFAPFIALLLASCKGEPKDYTTFSGKIENKNSNSLTVMNPETGYKKVITVNEDGTFTDTLKIKDGAYPIFDGKEYTAVYFKKGADIKVSLDAKKLDQTISFTGEGAEESKFLVKSTALEMRLFTDPTIFELPKKDFDAKIKTFVADFDQRIEKENFKNADFVAEQRSNIENIRKEMEQIYAEKAYINEKLAKGVASPKFVNYENNNGKTTSLDDLKGKYVYIDLWATWCNPCKQEIPHLKEVEEKYHGKNIEFVSISVDREKDYNAWKKMIVDKKMTGTQLYAKGDRSFMNAYRVSGIPRFILLDPEGNIVDASAPRPSDPNLVKLFDSLSI; the protein is encoded by the coding sequence ATGAAAAAATTAGTTTTTGCCCCATTTATTGCATTACTATTAGCCTCTTGTAAAGGAGAGCCAAAAGATTATACGACCTTCTCAGGAAAGATTGAGAATAAAAATTCAAATTCATTAACCGTAATGAATCCCGAAACTGGATATAAAAAAGTAATAACAGTTAATGAAGACGGAACTTTTACTGATACTTTAAAGATAAAAGATGGTGCTTATCCTATTTTTGATGGAAAAGAATATACTGCTGTTTATTTTAAAAAAGGAGCTGATATAAAGGTTTCTTTAGATGCTAAAAAGTTAGATCAAACAATTTCGTTTACGGGAGAGGGAGCTGAAGAAAGTAAATTTTTAGTGAAATCAACAGCATTGGAAATGAGACTTTTTACAGACCCTACTATTTTTGAGTTGCCTAAGAAAGATTTTGATGCGAAAATAAAGACTTTTGTAGCTGATTTTGATCAGAGAATAGAAAAAGAAAATTTTAAGAATGCTGATTTTGTTGCAGAGCAAAGAAGTAACATTGAAAATATAAGAAAAGAAATGGAGCAAATTTATGCTGAGAAAGCTTACATTAATGAAAAATTGGCTAAAGGTGTGGCTTCTCCTAAGTTTGTTAATTATGAAAATAACAATGGAAAAACGACATCATTAGATGATTTAAAAGGAAAGTATGTATATATCGATTTATGGGCTACTTGGTGTAATCCATGCAAGCAAGAAATTCCTCATTTAAAAGAAGTAGAAGAAAAATATCATGGTAAAAATATTGAGTTTGTCAGTATTTCTGTAGATAGAGAAAAAGATTACAATGCTTGGAAAAAAATGATCGTAGATAAAAAGATGACAGGTACTCAATTATATGCAAAGGGAGATAGGTCATTTATGAATGCATATAGAGTTTCTGGAATACCAAGATTTATTTTATTAGATCCAGAAGGAAATATCGTAGATGCGAGTGCTCCAAGACCTTCTGATCCTAATTTGGTTAAATTATTTGATTCATTGAGTATTTAA
- the tilS gene encoding tRNA lysidine(34) synthetase TilS — translation MIQKLRRHINQNFPFIEGKKILIAISGGVDSVVLAHLFHKLNYDISLAHCNFQLRGKESDLDEQFVERLGEKLELKVFTTKFETNVYAAKHKLSTQIAARDLRYKWFQKLAKEYLFEYVLTAHHANDNLETFLINLSRGTGLEGLTGIPSVNKNIIRPLLPFSSKELLNFAVDQKISWREDASNAAIKYTRNKIRHQIIPVLETINPQLIETFNRTTDYLQSSQRVIKESIDEMSKKILTKENDLLKINISELRKINSPKVYLFELLKSYGFTEWNDVYNLVSAQSGKYILTKSHRLLKDREFLLLLPISESSLIVNKKIKIEESSTKITNPIRLCFENVQQMSLINNNIVYLDKKLLNYPLILRKWKEGDFFYPTGMSGKKKLSKFFKDEKLSLIDKERTWLLCSSKDEIIWIIGKRSDRRFTVSKETNRILKISILTTPINYIE, via the coding sequence ATCAATCAAAACTTTCCTTTTATAGAAGGAAAAAAAATATTGATAGCTATTTCTGGAGGGGTTGATAGTGTAGTACTTGCTCATCTATTTCATAAATTGAATTACGATATCTCATTGGCTCACTGTAATTTTCAATTAAGAGGAAAGGAGAGCGATTTAGACGAACAGTTTGTTGAAAGGTTAGGGGAGAAGTTAGAATTAAAAGTATTCACAACAAAATTTGAAACCAATGTATATGCCGCTAAGCATAAGCTATCTACTCAAATTGCAGCTAGAGATTTGCGTTATAAGTGGTTTCAAAAGTTAGCTAAAGAGTATTTGTTTGAGTATGTTTTAACAGCTCATCATGCTAATGATAATTTAGAAACATTTCTAATCAACTTGTCTAGAGGAACTGGATTAGAGGGGCTTACAGGAATTCCTTCTGTTAATAAAAATATCATAAGACCTTTACTTCCTTTTTCGAGTAAAGAGTTGTTAAATTTTGCAGTTGATCAAAAAATTAGTTGGAGAGAGGATGCAAGTAATGCTGCTATAAAATATACACGGAATAAGATACGCCATCAAATAATTCCTGTTTTAGAAACAATCAATCCACAACTGATTGAAACATTTAATAGAACAACGGATTATCTCCAATCTAGTCAGCGGGTTATAAAAGAAAGTATTGATGAAATGTCAAAAAAAATTCTTACCAAAGAAAATGACCTTCTTAAAATAAATATCTCAGAATTAAGAAAAATAAATAGCCCGAAAGTGTATTTATTTGAACTCCTAAAGAGCTATGGCTTCACGGAATGGAACGATGTTTACAATCTAGTATCTGCACAATCTGGGAAATATATACTAACAAAATCGCATAGATTATTAAAAGACAGAGAATTTTTATTACTTTTGCCAATTAGTGAAAGCTCTTTAATTGTAAATAAAAAAATTAAAATTGAAGAGTCTAGTACCAAAATTACAAACCCAATTCGTTTGTGTTTTGAAAATGTTCAACAAATGTCATTAATAAACAATAATATTGTTTATCTTGATAAAAAATTATTAAATTACCCGCTCATTTTAAGGAAATGGAAAGAAGGTGATTTTTTTTATCCAACAGGAATGTCCGGTAAAAAAAAGCTAAGTAAATTTTTTAAAGATGAGAAATTATCTCTTATCGATAAAGAACGGACTTGGTTACTTTGTTCTTCTAAAGATGAGATTATTTGGATTATAGGAAAAAGATCGGATAGACGTTTTACTGTATCCAAAGAAACAAATAGAATATTAAAAATAAGTATTTTAACAACCCCCATAAACTACATAGAATGA
- a CDS encoding tetratricopeptide repeat protein has product MKKAIFLIICGLCFVECKEKPVKHLVYERSKKHDSIIDKYVINGAKRFNYKFQMKEWQDTLDEGLKVDSTIAYLWQQKAMPYFKARKYEVGMEYLDKAVYYNPSRWLSYRAFIKCIFAKRYRDAIIDFEKCIDVYGNGYEMDHTYQFYIAVSKLQLNKFEEAERILKEDIKLQKEKWKEAHLLDLFYLGISKYEQGKWKEAIIEFDNCLIQYPNFSDVQYYKSLCLSR; this is encoded by the coding sequence ATGAAAAAGGCAATTTTTTTAATTATTTGTGGACTCTGTTTTGTAGAGTGTAAAGAAAAACCAGTAAAGCATCTGGTTTATGAAAGAAGTAAAAAACACGATTCAATAATTGATAAATATGTTATTAATGGTGCAAAAAGATTTAATTACAAGTTCCAAATGAAAGAATGGCAAGACACACTAGACGAAGGCTTAAAAGTTGATAGTACTATAGCTTATCTGTGGCAACAGAAAGCAATGCCTTATTTTAAAGCAAGGAAATATGAAGTTGGTATGGAATATTTAGATAAAGCCGTATATTATAATCCTAGCAGATGGTTAAGCTATAGAGCGTTTATTAAATGTATTTTTGCTAAAAGATATAGGGATGCAATAATAGATTTTGAAAAATGTATTGATGTATATGGCAATGGTTATGAGATGGATCATACATACCAGTTTTACATCGCCGTAAGCAAATTACAACTTAATAAATTCGAAGAAGCTGAAAGAATCCTTAAAGAGGATATTAAGCTGCAAAAAGAAAAATGGAAAGAAGCACACCTTTTGGATTTGTTTTATTTAGGCATCAGTAAATATGAGCAAGGAAAATGGAAAGAAGCTATAATTGAGTTTGATAATTGTTTAATACAATATCCTAATTTTTCTGATGTTCAGTACTATAAGTCTTTGTGCTTATCTAGGTAG